The genomic segment ATATATGTACCTTATGGATACAATTTAAAAATCGATGCTGCTAATTGTCAGATAAAAACTATTGATTCAAATATAAAATCTAATATAGATATTGATGCAAGTAATGCAAATATTTCCTTAGAGGGAGATATTGAAAAAAGTAATATAAATGTTTCTAATGCTAATATATATTTTAGAAATAAACTTTGTAAAGATATAAATATGAATGCAAGTAATGGTAAGATTACTGTATACACAGAGAGTAAGAACTTAAATGTAGACGCGAATATAAATAGTGGAGCATGTATAGTAAATGGAGAGAAAAGAGTAAATAAAGGAATATCAACAAAAATTGGGAATGGGGACGGTAAATTAAAAGTTGATATTGCTAATGGGGTAGTGAGTGTTAATAGTCAGGAGTGATTTTTTTGGAAGAACACCAAATAGTAGAGAGACTTAGAAACAAGGACAATGAGAGCTTTATTGAAATAGTAAATAAGTACAAAAGAAAGGTTATCTCTTTATGCTATGCATATACTCAAGATTACTTTGAAGCTGAAGATTTGTCGCAAGAAGTATTTATTGCCTTGTATAATAATATAGCAAAATTTAGAGAAGAATGTTCGTTATCCACATATATTTATAAAATATCAATATCAAAAGCTTTAGATTATAAGAGAAAGAGAAATCTAAAGGGATTTTTAACCGGACTTTTTACTAATAATATTCAACCGACGGAATGTGACATAGATGAGAAAAATCATGTCAGGAAATGCATATGTAGCCTTCCACGAGATTTAAAAGAAGCTGTAGTATTATACTATTATGTAGGGTTAAAGGAAAAGGAAATATCTAAGGTTTTAAATGTATCTCAAAAAACTGTAGAGGGAAGAGTTTATAGGGCAAAACAAAAACTGAGGATAGAAATTCAAAGGGGGGATATCGAAATATGCACGAAAAATGGGATGATTTAGATAGACTAATACTAAATTCCTTTGAAGAACATGAGCTAAGTAGCAATTATAATGAGAAGCTAATAAACAGAATTGAAAAGAATAAAAAAAGTTCAATAGATATTCCTGCTATGTCACTAATTGTTGCAGGGCTGACTATGATGCTGATAATTAGTACTAACTTACAATATAAAATAATTAAAACACAATGCAGATTAAAAACAGAAATTATGGTTGTGCAATATAAATATAATGAAAACATGAATGATTTAAAATATTTGATTGGAGATGGATATAATGCAAAAAAGAAATGATTTTTTAACCTTTATGGCAGCCTTAGTTCCTGGGCTTGGATATATGTACTTAGGACTTATGAAAAAAGGAATACAAGCAATGGTTATATTTTTCATGGTGGAACCCTTATTTAGATTTATTGGGTTAGGAGGATTAACAAGCGTAATTCAAATTCCACTTTGGTTCTATTTGCTCTTTGACACATTCAATATCGCTCATAAGCTTGATCGCGGCGAAAATGTATGTGACTCTGACTTTATATTTAGTAATTATCATAATTTCAATAAGAAAGAAAATCTAAATAATGATACTATAGAAAACATGAAAGATAAAAGTGGGCTAATAGTCGGCTGTGCATTGGTGATAATAGGTGTTCTTTCAATTATTAATAAATTATTTGGAAGTAATTCAATATATGATTTTATAAAACAGAGCATAGGAATATACTTTGTACCAGTACTTTTTATATTTATTGGGGTATATCTTCTAGTGAAGCCACATCAAAAGAAATAGTATAATTCCTTTATAACATTCCTATATGTCATCCCAAGCTATTTCCTATACAATAAAAAGTTATATTTTTATGAATGTACGATTTTATATTAAATCGTACATTCGTTTATGACGCAATTTAAGAAAACTCTGTCTTAACAGAGTATTTCATCTCCTTCAATAACAATCATAACAGAATATTGAGTTGAAAACATACCACCAGTTGTACTATATTGAATGTCCTTAATTTTCAATTTATTTAATTACACATTGTCCTGGACTTTTGAACCAGCATAAATGGCGACCTCTACAGTGTTTAATATCTTTTTCTGCTAAAAATACATTTACAGTTTCTGCCCCTAATATTTATTTATATAACTTTAGGTTCTCTCCTTGACTTTCAATCCACATATTTAAAAGATCTTTTAAATCATCAACCTTTTCTTTATCTGTAGATACCTCATTAGGTTTAAGTTTTTCTACAACTTTGAACTCAAAGGCATTCTCTCCGTAAGCAGCCCAATCCTCTTGTAATCTTTTAATTTTAATCCTACCTAA from the Clostridium sp. CM027 genome contains:
- a CDS encoding RNA polymerase sigma factor; translation: MEEHQIVERLRNKDNESFIEIVNKYKRKVISLCYAYTQDYFEAEDLSQEVFIALYNNIAKFREECSLSTYIYKISISKALDYKRKRNLKGFLTGLFTNNIQPTECDIDEKNHVRKCICSLPRDLKEAVVLYYYVGLKEKEISKVLNVSQKTVEGRVYRAKQKLRIEIQRGDIEICTKNGMI